The sequence AGATCACTGCCGACCGAAACTTGCGCGGCCGGCCCCTCCCCCTTCAAGGGGGAGGTTGGGAGGGGATGGGGTTACACCTCACGCCTGACACCTCACGCCTCACACCAAAGATGAACACCGCCCTCCTCCCCCCCTACGCCGCCGAGCTGGTCGAATGGCTGCAGGCCAGCCACCCCGCCGCCGCGCCCGCCGCGCTGGCCGCCGCCGGCCTCGCCGCCGCGCGCGCCGACGAGGGCCATGTCTGCGTCGAGCTGGCGGACATGGCCGGCAGCCGCTGGAACGGCATCGAGCTGCCCGCCCTGGCCGACTGGCGCGCCGCGCTGCTGGCCAGCGGCTTCGTCGCCGCGCCCGCCGGCTACGCGCCGCTGCTGCTCGACGGCGACCGGCTCTACCTGGCCCGGCTGTGGGCCGACGAGGTGACGCTGGCCGCCGCGCTGCGCCGCCGCGCCGGCCCGGCCGCCGTCGCGCCGGAACGGGTGCGCGCGGCGCTCGATCCGCTGTTCGCCGGCACGCCGGCCGACGACGGCCAGCGCCGCGCCGCCGCCACCGCGCTGCTCAACCGGGTGGCGGTGATCTCGGGCGGGCCCGGCACCGGCAAGACCACCACCGTGGCCAAGGTGCTGGCCGCGCTGGTGGCGCTCGAGCCGGGCTGCCGCATCCGGCTGGCCGCGCCGACCGGCAAGGCCGCCGCGCGCATGGTCGAGGCTCTGGCCGGCGCGCGCGAGCGGCTCGGCCTCGACCTGGTCACCCAGGCCGCGCTGCCGGCCGAGGCGATCACGCTGCACCGGCTGCTGGGCTTCCGGCCCGACTCGGCCCGGCCGCGCCACGACGCGGCCCATCCGCTGGCGCTCGACGCGCTGGTGGTCGACGAAGCCTCGATGATCGATCTCGCGCTGTTCGCCAGGCTGCTCGAAGCGCTGCCGGCCGACGCCCGGCTGATCCTGCTCGGCGACCGCGACCAGCTCGCCTCGGTCGAGGCCGGCAGCGCCTTCGCCGAACTGGTCACCCAGGCCGGCCACTCCACCGCCGGCCTGGCCCGCCTGGCCGCCGCCACCGGCATGCGCAAGCCGGCCAGCCCAGCCGGGGCCGCGCCCGACGCCGGCGCGCTGGCCGACGGCATCGCCCTGCTCGAGGTGAGCCACCGCTTCGACAGCGCCAGCGGCATCGGCGCGCTGGCGCAACTGGCCAACCGCGGCCAGGCCGACGCGGCGATCGCGCTGCTGCGGCAACAGCCGCTGGCCGGGGCAACCGCGCCCACGGCAGGCGAACTCGCCTGGCAGCCGGGCCGCGCCGCCGACTGGCTGCCGGCGCTGGTGGCCGGGCTCGAAGCCGCGCTGGCCGGCTACCGCGCCGCCGTCGCGGCGCGCGACGCCGACGCCGCCTGGCGCGCGTTCGAGCGGCTGCGGCTGCTGTGCGCGCTGCGCGACGGTCCGGTCGGCGTCGAGGCGATCAACCGGCTGGTCGAGACCCGCGTGCTGCGGCACGACCCGCGCCGCCAGCCGTGGTACCCGGGCCGGCCGGTGATCGTGCGCGCCAACGACACCGCGCTCGGCCTCGCCAACGGCGACGTCGGCCTGACGCTGGCGACCGACGACGGCCTGCGGGTGCACTTCCCCGCCGCCGACGGCTGGCGCGCACTGGCGCCGGGCCGCTT is a genomic window of Chitinimonas koreensis containing:
- the recD gene encoding exodeoxyribonuclease V subunit alpha, producing MNTALLPPYAAELVEWLQASHPAAAPAALAAAGLAAARADEGHVCVELADMAGSRWNGIELPALADWRAALLASGFVAAPAGYAPLLLDGDRLYLARLWADEVTLAAALRRRAGPAAVAPERVRAALDPLFAGTPADDGQRRAAATALLNRVAVISGGPGTGKTTTVAKVLAALVALEPGCRIRLAAPTGKAAARMVEALAGARERLGLDLVTQAALPAEAITLHRLLGFRPDSARPRHDAAHPLALDALVVDEASMIDLALFARLLEALPADARLILLGDRDQLASVEAGSAFAELVTQAGHSTAGLARLAAATGMRKPASPAGAAPDAGALADGIALLEVSHRFDSASGIGALAQLANRGQADAAIALLRQQPLAGATAPTAGELAWQPGRAADWLPALVAGLEAALAGYRAAVAARDADAAWRAFERLRLLCALRDGPVGVEAINRLVETRVLRHDPRRQPWYPGRPVIVRANDTALGLANGDVGLTLATDDGLRVHFPAADGWRALAPGRLPAHDTAFALTVHQSQGSEFDAVWLLLPDEDAPLLDRSLVYTAVTRARRQVAIWGSAATLAAAIGRETRRASGLAARLADGRAAAIAHA